Within the Mixophyes fleayi isolate aMixFle1 chromosome 5, aMixFle1.hap1, whole genome shotgun sequence genome, the region GGGTGAAAGGTCCAGTAATAATATTTGATCAGGTAATATTTAGAAGTTTCATCAGTAGTACTCGGGAAGTGACGTATCAGTAGTTTGCGTAAGATTTTAAAGTCTGCAAAACCTATGCTTTTATTGTATATTGCTaggtattttatttcattcatgTCCATGCTAGAAAAAAAGGCTTCAGCCTCAATGGGACAAAAATGTGCCAACTGcttttttccatatttcatatttttgggCAATAATTCATAATCATAACAATTATTTGACGTCCATACATATTTTAAAGCTGCATTGCTGCTAcctagaaaacaaacaaacaaaagcaaCAAAAAACAGAGTATGCTCCCTTACCAAAGCCCTGAGGGCTGCTCTTTGCAGGTGTTTTTCCCAGGGCTCCCGCTAGGGGGAGGGCTAAGTAGTTCATATAAATCACAGCCACTAGGGTGGTAGTGCATACTTAAATATTCTTTGTGCCACAGGATTTATTTTTATCGCCTATCAATAGTTAagatcagaggtgtccaaactcagtcctcaagggcttccaacagttcatgttttctggatttctgtctgtaaaaACAGGAGTGATAACTGACACAGCCAAAAAGATTAACTTgcctgtgtatgattaaagaaatgCTGAGAACATGAATtattggtagcccttgaggactgagtttggacacttCAGGTTTAGCGGATGGGAGCAACTTGATCATGCCACTGGATCCTAGTGAGTTAATAGTATTCAATTTCAGAAACCATGAAAAAGGGTAGCGTCTACTTTATACTTTAAACTGGTATTGACAAGATATTGCTACTTTGGTATTTCCATTCAGTGTCCCAAGATAATCTTATTAACTATTCTGGTCATGTCATTCACAGAACAATCAAAAGGCCTAAACTGTACAACTGTGGAAAGGCTAATATAATGACGAAGAAAAGGCATATTTAAAAAACCTGTGCCAGTTACAATGGCATCTTTAGTTCTGTTTGTCTTGCTGTTCTGTACATAGAGATTCCTTTTATATGTTTCTTGGTATTAGAGTAGAGATGTATTTGGTGCATAATGAATTATTGATTGGCCTCAGAGCAGCAGAAGCCCTGAGGTCGCGTCATCAATGGTACGTACTGACTCCCAATAGTGAATGCAGCATTTTGGAACCCTGGATTATAAATCTCTGATTGTTTTCatctgattatttatttttttattccccccccccccccccccccttcccagaaGTGAGGGACTTTGGTTTGTTGATAGCAATATATGCCTCTGTGAGGAACGAATATAAAACGTAGCATTTTCATTTAGGGTGTTAAAGTCCACTGTGCAAATGTTAAGCAGTACATTTGTCAAAGATGAATAGATTACAATATTTATAGATTTAGCCAGTGTCCCTTTCAAGACGCATAGTAACTGTCTTCCTCTGTTGCTTGTTTGGTCCTATAGTGAAACACTTTAGTGTCTAAAGGAGGCTGGTAACCCTTTACACCATTAATACAATTGTATGCACATTTAGTGTGAATAGATGGGAGTGTGCTTCCTGATTTTGGCTTTTGGATATTTGAGCATACACATAAACACTTGTCACACACAGCACAAGTGGAAATTTttaatgttcaaaacaataacatAATGCATTAAAATGGTCAAATGGTAGTTAAAAGTTATGGGCGTGTagtaaaaatctttatttttttaaaattcagaacaaaaaaaatcagtgtcCAATATAATGCTTTAAAAATGCATATGATATTGTAGACATTTATTATGTGGATGTGTAATATAGCCAAAATTGAGCAGCTGATTGTAATGGCTAacaactgtgattttttttttttttttttttttttcccctttctttttaatatattttttttaaaaaaaatgtcactcTTGCTTGTTTTCAGGTGGTAATAGATTACTTATTCACTAACTGAGCTTGAATTTTGTTGTATTTCAAAGTAGCTAATGATTAGCCAGTTTAGACACAGAATTACTTGGCTCTAATATATTCTGCCAGTCTTAATCACTTTGTAACTAGTCATCCGCTGTTGCCAAATTCTTCTTTAAATGTATGTTGTGTTTTTGTTGAGCTGCTTTTTGCTGGTATTTCCTTGTGTGAAGTTTAAGACAATTGATGAGTTATAATAAAGGGGCATGTAAGTGCTTATGTATCCTGCAAGAAGTATGAACATTAAATCTCAGACATCATTTTTGATCGATCTGCTAATTTTAGTTTTTAGAGGTAGCTACTAATAGTCTAGATATTAGAGGTACATTTTCTAGTTGTAATGCAATTACTTTGTACCCATATAATGCTGATGAGTTCATGTTGAGATTTGTTACTTTGGCCAGTGTCTGGCTGACTTCACCTTGACTCCCTGGCAGCCTATATTCTGTGGCTGTTAAAGCATTACTCTAATACTCACATGCTCCTTCTTgacaataaacatatatttatgtaactTTATTCCTTTTGTATGCCTCAAATTAACtgatgttttattatatatagaggcTGTAAATGTTTATATGTTGACATTATTCAAGACCTATATCTTTTGCACTTACGGTCTGTAGCAATagctgtttaaaaataaagattttctcCCATCTGATTAGGTAGTATATTTctgtggggatttttttttttaggtatatatcCACGGTCTCCTTTTTCTTACTGTGAAATTTGTAAACATATACAAGTAAATACTGTGTGTTTTACATCAGGacttaaatatgtgtgtgtgatgacaaatGCTAGTCGTCAGTGGAGTGTTCATTTAAGATACAAGCGAATGTCTGAATACCGAAATGATGAAccacaaaaaataaacatattttgataGGAATACCTGAAAACTCTGTTGGCTGATATTTTTCAGTGCATGTAGTCATGGTCTGTATAACAGGTTGAACATTTACTGACCTACTCAAAGCATGGGAAGTTTAATGATGCTTGGTGTCGCATGTATTACCAGTATGCACAATAAGATTTCCAGTTCTAATTTATGTGTAATCTGTTCAGTGAATACTATTGGGATATCTGAAATCTGTCTCTCTATGTATGTTGTAAGTGACGGAGCAATCttttatattgtgtacatatGCAAATCTACAATAATGGATCAGACTTATCTGCGCTATTTTCTAATTCCAGGCAGCCGTTTTTGGATAGTGTCTATGAAATATCCCAAGCAATGCTGATGCATGCACCTATGTATCAGTTTAAATGTCCAAAAATCATCGTGTTTACAAAGCACCTACAGTTTACACAGTGTTAAATAACCTGTAAAAGGTCCAAAAACGTTATAAAACGGGAAAGGGCGCCAAAGGCAATTAATTCCTCATCAGATCTTGGTACCTAGGCAATAAATGTATGCTACTAAAATAACGGACAAAAACACTATATAGTAAATGTTCAGAATATATCGGCTTTTCACATGGTATTCCAAATGAAGTGCAAGTCGAACAGTGCATGTATATTCATGATTATTAACATTAatctatatagtgccagcatactttgcagcactgtacaattgggatatattatgtttttatattaattggacacttcatttttttttttttttttacatcacaaCTTTTTATTGGCTAAAAAATGGCTAAACTCTCATTAAAACCAGTCTTTTTATTCATAAGCTATATGGATTTTACAAAAAATGTTGGTCTGTATGTTTAATCCTATAAAATACTGTATTTGCTAAAATGATGTAGTTGCATACTGTTAGCATGTATTATGAGATATATATTTCTGCTACTTGGAATCAGCACACTAAtgtggtgttttttgtttttatgaaggTATCCATCTGTGGTATACATTGGGAGACACATTGTGAAGTTTATTCTGGACAATATGCTGAATAAATAGCATAGGGCTGCATGCACAGCTTCCCTGCTAACAGCCCCTGGATAGTCTGGTTTCCCTGCCTAATGATTTGCTGGTAATGGAAAGAAGGAAACAATTTGATATGGAATTACGTGAATCAGCTGCTAAGTCAAGTAAAAATGACACAGAAGAAGACAAACCAACATGTTTTAGTTGTGTTATTTGTGGGAAAAGTTTCCCTTTCCAGAGCTCCCTCTCACAGCACATGCGAAAGCACACTGGGGAAAAGCCATACAAATGTCCTTACTGTGATCACAGGGCTGCACAGAAAGGAAACTTGAAGATACACCTCCGAACCCACAGAACTGGTACACTTGGTCAAGTCCATGATGTGGAAATGGGGGATTCACATGTTGGAGAACTAGGTGCTTCTGAGGGAATGGGGGTCTGTGCAAGCCCAACTAAAAGCACATCTGCTTGCAACAAAATTCTTAATGGCTCTGTACAATTGGAAGACGCAGAAGCAGTGGATGATGATGCGCCGGGTGACTACCATTGTATGTTTTGCAAAAACAAGTATGACCGAAAGAAGGAGCTTGATCAACACCTTCTACAAGTGCACAAGCCATACAAATGCAGGTTTTGTAGTTACATGACTTTGCGAGAGGAGACTTTGTTAAATCACATTGAGAAAGACCATATCACAACAGCAATTCCTTTAAATAGAGATGCATACACAGAAAATGGGAAAAGTGAACTTAATACAGGAGAGTTTCCTtgtgaagtctgtggtcaagctTTTGGTCAGTCATGGTTTCTTAAAGCCCATATGAAAAAGCATCGAGGATCATTTGATCACGGTTGCCATATATGtggcaggagatttaaagagcccTGGTTTCTAAAAAATCACATGAAGTCTCATGGCCCCAAAACTGGGAACAAAAACAAACCCAAGTCTGATTCTGAGCCAGTAGCCACTATTAATGATGTTGTTCAAGAAGAGACTATAATGACTGGCTTATGCCTTTATGAAGTTTGCATTAAATGTGGAAATCTATTTACAAACATGGAAAGCCTAAGTGCACACAATTTGGTCCACTGCAGTACAGAAGAAAGCTCTGCTGAAGGAAAAATTACACAAATAAGTGGCTATTCACATGATGATACACCGGTGTCAAAGCAGCATTTCTTAGACTACCTGAAACTAAGGCCTTTAGAAGATGCACCTAAAAGTTCAGATGCTCAGCAGGGGAAAAGAGTTCCGGAACTTGATCCCATTAATAGCTATCAAGCTTGGCAGCTGGCCACCAAAGGCAAAGTTGCTGAACCAGTAGAGTATGTTAAATACTTGGGATGGGATGAAACCTTAGCAGATGCAGATGTCACTTATGATAGAGATAAAGGTGAATATATCATTGTAAATCCAGAGAAGCGTAAACGGGAGCCAGAAAGTAACAATATCGGCAATTCAAAGAAGCGAAGCTGCTCTAGTGGAAATCGCACAGAGAAAAGTGGCAGTTCTCAACCTGGAGAAAATGTTGCGGACACACCTAGCGACTTGGAATTTAGACCACCTTCACGTCAGAGCCGCCGATCCTCTCAGAACAAATCCACTGAATGCTTCGAATGTGGAAAGATTTTCAGGACATACCACCAGATGGTGCTTCATTCCAGAGTTCATCGAAAAGAGCGTAGAAGCCTGAGTGAGAGTGGTTCAGTATCTCAGCATGACCGATATGGCTCAAATAGTGAGTGTGAATCTGCCAGCAGACCCAGTAGTCCTGACTCTGCTTCTGCCCCAGAAGACTCTTTAGCATCTGGTATTGGAGACGAAGGAGTTGATGATGATAGCTTTGAAGAAGCAACTACGCCATCACCTGGTAAGGGAATAGTTTGTTCAAATAGTTTGtgtcttttgttttctttctttgttgaatgtttttttatttattttgtactactgttttaatacattttgaataAGAATGTTTAAACAGTTGTGTGCACCTCTTTAAAGGAGACATTGTTACAGTTAAACCAAAGACAAGCCCTTCTTTGTGCTTACCTGTTCAATCATGTTATCCATTTGTGCTTGGAGATTAGGAGGGCTGGGTCATGACCACAGTTAAGCcataaccttttattttttattacaacctATTTGTGAAAAATGCAATGGGGGCATTTATGAAAGTTGACTTATCTTAGAATTCCATAGTcccttgtcatgccattttgtttttcatCTTGTTAGCTATTTTTAGTTTAAATATGTGATAATGATTCATTGTAAATTGGGCATAGAAGCCATAAATGACACTTATGTTTTCAGTAATATAATTATAATCTTCATCCATTAACATAAATGTTCTGTCACTTAGCTAATAATGTGGCTTTAATTAGATATTTCTCCTAtatttcatcataatcatcatcagttttgtcattcacatcacactctgccccattggagcttacagtctaaattccccaataaatactcagactaaggttaattttgttagcagccaattaacctactagtatgtgggaggaaacccacacaaacaagggataaactccacacagataaggccttggttgaGAATTTAACTCACGACCCTAGTGCAgagaggcagaagaaaaaatGCTAACCGCTGTGCTGCTTGTTTTGTTATATTTGACAACATATGAACtctagtatatgtatatattttagataaacacacacatatatgtatcatTCTCCTATAATCATTCTGGCATCATTCTCCTTCTCAGAGGCAAATGGTGAGAAATGAGatcaaaaacacttttttatttaactaGAATATGTAAAACTACAGGTTTGACTGTTTGCTTTTAGACATATATTTTAGTCTTTTAAATACATGTAAATCTGGTAATACATTTGAATCTGGTGCATACATTTtagtcttttaaatattttttatatctggTAATACAGCATGTCAGTTTGTTGCACTTTTTAATGTGGTgtttgaaaacaaaaatgttcctATGTAatctacaagtggagggtttACTATGAAAGGGTCAAGATTCCAGGATTGGAGTAATCTAGCCTGTCTTACAAATGTTGAACGGTGCCAGATGTTCTCTttacaaatgtaaatgttatgCCTGCAAAAACAAGATCTTTGAGCTTGAAACCAGACACAGCTGTTTTCCTTCCCAGTTCAGTACATTTTTGACCATGAACTATGAAGGCTACATAAAAATGGTGATGCAATTTAGAGTGTAATGTCAATAGTCAATAGAAAACTAGGCAGCtaataacaaattatatataaaatttatcttTTTCATTCATGTAAGACCAGATTGTTTAAAATATGTGGTATGTTTGGGACAGTGGCAACATATTCCAGGTTCATTCACACAGGTTACTCTGtaccaatttaattttttttttttttaacatacattatACCTACCACATTGCAGAAGCATGAGATTTTGTTTGTATGCTTTCTTACTTGGTGAGGGATACTAACTTGTGTAAAGAAATGAAGgagatcagtggcgcacgcagggggggtttctgagtctccagaaacccccccccctgcgctaactaagtggccgctatagctgcactgtcctatacagcagccgcggcgctgtcaaagaagcgtccgcggcggtgctgaagtgtatacagcaccgccgcggacgcttcttagacagcgccgcggctgctgtataggacagcgctgaagaaacggagctgctgcgcatgcgcagcagctctcgcgggggatgacaatcctccgttcgccgcTGGAGATGGTGGCCGGCACTTTAGGAGACTGATCACTGCAAAGCCACCAGCCCAAATTTTATTCCTATAGAATAAACCACATTCCATACTGATTGTACCAGTTCATGAAGCTTTAATTATTACACAGATCAAATGTTAGCTGGAAACATTTTACACCTTTAGCCAACACTTCAATTGACAAGGAAAAGTAACTGCAAACAGATGTTgtaatgatgaggatgaggacaaacATACCTCCAGACAGAAAGAAGTCCAGGTACAAGTTAACAAACACCACTATTACTGCAAAGCTTTAAGCAGTGCAAAACAATAAATCTGCTCCATGAAATTCTGTTCAGTTCAAAAATCAGACGGACGTTTTGGGAGGTGCTGGTGGTATCTGCATGAAATGGACAAAGTAAGGACCAAGAAAATTTTTTAAATGGTGACATGGAAACAAGACATTAGTCTGGCACCCTACGTCTATGTGAGGCAACAAGATTCTGCCTGATTGTCTTTGATGAACCAATTTTGCTGTAATGCAAATTGTGCAGAAAATAGCTAGGAATATTTATGGAGCATTTTAGTGGTagcataatcatttttttttaatggcacaCACATACTGCACTTGACAATTCTGCAGAACTAGTTTACATTTAGAGGCACTTTCATATCTATGGCCCAGTATTGTAGGCACCAATGTAAAACCATATATATCTTCTCCGTCCCCAACATTGTAAACTGATGTGAAGTAAAATAAGTAGTTTGTAGTGTTTACAATACTTAAAATCCATATCGCCTTTTGGTTAGGGAAAATGGGTAAACTCAAATTTTCCAGATTGCCTCACACAAGCTAATGTGTGACTGCCAAAACTATGCTGGTTATTTAGGTTCTTTTTATAGATTTCTGGCTCTATTTTTGCTTTCCTCCTTGCCTCATTTGAAAATTTTTACTGAGGTTACTAATAACTATCATTTTTGCTTCTGGCACTGGGGTGTTGCTACCTAAACCCCATTCCCTTACACACACTTTAACAATGCTTATAACACTTCTAGTTAGAACCAAAGCTGTGACAATTGCAATATGATGTGAAGGCTTCCTCCTCAAAAGCAAAGTTCAGTGCCTTTCTTCATGAccaagttttattttaaagtttgctCTTTGCCTATACATcgtgatggcagccattttgttggctgaaccaatatgcatcatcttcagctattattattattaatttttatttatagggcgctactaagtgtccatagcgccgtacagggacaaaggaaattacaatacgaggagagacagcacagtacagtaaacaataagcacaataactctgagcgctcaaagcacagctaggggtgggggaggggagaggggaaggtctgcatacgacggagcccaagaaggaaggcacggatgacagggagacccccaggggggagaggaggaaatgagagggcacagggggagaagagagtccaagaggaggagggaaaggtagctggagagcagagttaaaagtggtgaagacaggaggagagggtgaccctgctcaaaggagcgtacaatctaaggggtggggtaggcagacaaagagacacaggggagaggaggaacggaggataagctatttatatagcgctattctgcagcgctgtacagaaaacttgctcacatcggtccctgccccattggagcttacagtctaaattccttaacacacacacacacacacacacacacactagggtcaatttgatagcagccagttaacctactagtatgtttttggagtgtgggaggaaacccacgcaaacacggggagaacatacaaactccacacagataaggccattgtcaggaattgaactcatgaccccagtgttgtgaggcagaagtgctaaccactaagccatcgtgcagcctcaatatttatgagaattcgGCCTACTTATCTGCAGCAAATTGATAGTTCGGATATCAGACTagattctgtattttttttttttttttcaatgggtCTCCTGTACTGAACTCTGATTTGGCTGCTGGAGTTCACTGAAGGACAGGAGGAGCACGATCAGCCAACAGCACCAGCTAATCGTAGTTACAGGACTCTCAAGTTCTGGATACCTGCCAGCCTATTTCGAAGCATTGTCCGCTCTaagatttttttgttgttgttttgtttgttttttaattgtagCGTGGTAGACAATGGAGGGCTAGGCACATAGATGAAGTGTTGTTTTTAGGTATTATCGGAATTAAGTAAAATGCACCTACATTAGACAAGTAGTTAATAAGCAACAAGGGTCACAATCAGAATAGCTGTGCACCATATTGATCAGCCTCTGTTTCTGCTAAGCATTTCAGGATCGTTCCTTCAGCAGGGAATCCATAACAATTTCGAAGGTGGAAGCACCCTGAATTGGGTAAACACTGGTTTTTCGTCCATTCTAAATTGTGACTGTATCATTACTAATTAACTACCTGGCCAATACATAAGTGCACTTTACGTTAGTACAATAATTAAATAGGCAAGAAACTACATTTAATCTGTGTGCCTATTAGTCCTAAACTTTGGGTATTGGATCAGAAAACAGTATACTGCTCAGGAGCAGGTTAAGGAATGGAAGTAGTGTTAAATCCCCTATGGAAAAATAGTAACAGCTGTCCCCAAGGCAGCTGCCTCTCTTGCCTGTCTGGCACTGACCTTCATTGAGTCATACAAGTTGagtgaaatgcccaaagcagttattgcaaaatctacaagTCCAAAATAGTAGTTTCAAACTAAATATTGTGAAACAGTAAACATACATtatttgaaggttttttttttttttctccccatgtGATTCTGGGACCTGGCTGACAATCTAGGTTCCAGCTTATAGTTTTTAGAGCTCAGGTTGAACACATCCCTAGCACTGACAGGGTAAAATAGCTTTCTAAACTTTTGCAAGCAGCCCACACTTAGTCCGGATATTCATAACACACTTGGAAGCTAAAGTATGTATTTAATGCTCATAGCAGCAGTATTGCCAGAATAACATTCCCCCTCCCttaataaaatgctgaaattctaGTTTTCCTATTCGTGTAACAATACAAACTGTATTTCTTATCCATCCTGCTTATTATTTTATCCCAGTGGGTCCTGTTTTAATAATTTCCCTTATATTGTTTGACATCTAGTTATTAACCCATTAGATAATGATTTATTTTGGCTTCAGTCCTTGCTTAAGGATGTTTCAGGGTTTTTATTTAGAAAttacttcctttttttttctatctattttCTCTCAAATGAAGTTCTGTAATACAAAATCAACAAATCAATTAaccgaacaaacaaaatcacGGCAATGGGGGGTGTGATTAGGATGATCAATTTGCAAGTGATATGTCCCGGTTTCATACAGGACTAGAGCAGGTGTGAAGGATactttagtaaaatattttaataaggtTGTGAAGCCTTAACTAGCATTTATACCAACGTTGTTTCAATAATTTGCATTTCAGATTAGGTATAATCTAATATACTTTTAGATGCTATGTTTTGGTGGCATTTTAAGGAACACTAGACTACAGctattataattttaataaaatgtaggcAAATGCCATCTAGTGGTTAATATCAGAAAATGCagctatacattttatataaatattttaagtgGTTGCATCTGATAAAATTAACATGTAATGGtgaaatttattttgcatgctaTTTAGTACAagcatcttattttatttttttgtatatgatgtatatttttttttatttttccactttCTCTTTCTGTCCcttcatcacttttttttttctttcctttacttAATTTTCAGTCACGGATATATTCCTTTGGTAGGTGGGTAGGACACAAGGAAAAAACACTTGCTGGGAGGATATTGGTATTGGCATTATGCTTTTGGTGAATCTGTCTAGTAGGCTTGAGACTATATTGCTGACTATTAACACCTGAAACCTAGATGGTCATTTGGAGACACAGATTCTTGTGTAgtctacttatttttttttacttacattctGTACTGGTCCTCTTTAGTAGCCTcctactttttttaaaaagtaagacTACACAAGAAGAATCTATGTAGATTCTAATGGCGATCGAAGTTCCACATTTTGTATATTATACAGTCTAAAGCAATGTGGACTCCTTCATCAAAACATAATTGTCAATACTTCGGGCTGAGTTATGGGAGGCCACTGTTGTATGAGTAAGGATATCCCAATGTTATATCCTGTGGTGGTTTCAGGCTCTGAACATACACAGATCATCTTCAGTAAAccagaggaaaccggagcacccggaggaaacccacgcaaacacggggagaatatacaaactccacacagataaggccatggttgggaattgtgctcgtgaccccagtgctgtgaggcagaagtgctgccctctaagccaccgtgctgcccatctgtTTATCCTTGTGCGGAGACTCATGGTGTTCCAAAACTTCACTT harbors:
- the ZNF516 gene encoding zinc finger protein 516 produces the protein MERRKQFDMELRESAAKSSKNDTEEDKPTCFSCVICGKSFPFQSSLSQHMRKHTGEKPYKCPYCDHRAAQKGNLKIHLRTHRTGTLGQVHDVEMGDSHVGELGASEGMGVCASPTKSTSACNKILNGSVQLEDAEAVDDDAPGDYHCMFCKNKYDRKKELDQHLLQVHKPYKCRFCSYMTLREETLLNHIEKDHITTAIPLNRDAYTENGKSELNTGEFPCEVCGQAFGQSWFLKAHMKKHRGSFDHGCHICGRRFKEPWFLKNHMKSHGPKTGNKNKPKSDSEPVATINDVVQEETIMTGLCLYEVCIKCGNLFTNMESLSAHNLVHCSTEESSAEGKITQISGYSHDDTPVSKQHFLDYLKLRPLEDAPKSSDAQQGKRVPELDPINSYQAWQLATKGKVAEPVEYVKYLGWDETLADADVTYDRDKGEYIIVNPEKRKREPESNNIGNSKKRSCSSGNRTEKSGSSQPGENVADTPSDLEFRPPSRQSRRSSQNKSTECFECGKIFRTYHQMVLHSRVHRKERRSLSESGSVSQHDRYGSNSECESASRPSSPDSASAPEDSLASGIGDEGVDDDSFEEATTPSPGLKSYHNEFSAEDMAMQISTTNHHHTFKSEDTSKCESTQRKIDLQNPSFVSKNHPDLSLVKTEYSPDLKVPAFKYNRDPHKPIQNITTSLSMVQNNPETAHIKKHLTAANMYPNGKTPDLVKEKEHPKGETNDTDKEEIIPLDLSEKSSRDEICSKSAIDALQASLIVHQCPYCSHNTYYPEVLWMHKRIWHKVSCNSMAPQWVQQNGFKNLKNNALFLARNGRTGPPPALGGKECQPLPIVRFTRTQTPSQTSASKSNASTLGNVSKATCGSQVRVGSRGFNGPKATNFERQPKVLLAQEQYNAVVQQPASKAKNDLSPKLTQTGSYSKYHTTPQTSASRQILQPCSSKQVEKYTMSQGAASFASPNKLYLSDAIKTKFSLSQPQFPFHKVEPHVKQESPLVPQRESQAKIVNELGTVPNSSAGPKTSPVLQIQQSTTVAPSPFHPVKQEPASEDLEKRLDVLNIFKPYIPKDLATLYQSWGANNNNMDNAGMLRTQARQGDCVCIECGKCFTQPSHLRTHMRSHTVVYESNGLRGTEVHTTSADAPKQGRDHSSADIVHTVPLKKGT